From one Mytilus edulis chromosome 1, xbMytEdul2.2, whole genome shotgun sequence genomic stretch:
- the LOC139484546 gene encoding uncharacterized protein, producing the protein MMRFETMSLSMLLTIMSVAAYTPTEKNLGLHGVNKVLQLDNGVGRDIGVRRGESLTGLDVIVANRRAGSDRRSSAVSEIIRSSSFQNSAGIASNNGINKNCHYECGVDKLCNLGQKCVRDGCDSYCVQVSSGSVIGESGLSGSIRSGNRNTVSEIIRGSSSGISRLSSIDGSKCSYGCGENKLCASGHKCILEGCNSYCVQLSSSSLIGSGQSLTGRVGLSNNGHLETIGSSGSISGHTGSDILDAISARRSGINALDTITSRRSGMDALDTISSRRVGSVGSSGSRIVSQSVVGDDSECRKLCHTDSDCAPSKYCTTVKCHRLCRRRPSKGYSG; encoded by the exons ATGATGAGATTTGAAACTATGTCATTGTCAATGTTGTTGACTATAATGTCAGTagctg CCTATACACCTACAGAAAAGAATTTAGGTCTACATGGAGTGAACAAGGTTTTACAGCTTGACAATGGAGTTGGTAGAGACATTGGAGTTCGTCGTGGAGAGTCACTTACTGGATTGGATGTAATTGTTGCAAATAGACGAGCAGGATCTGACAGAAGAAGTTCAGCTGTCTCTGAAATTATAAGAAGCTCTTCATTTCAGAATTCTGCTGGTATAGCAAGCAATAATGGTATAAACAAAAACTGTCATTACGAGTGTGGAGTAGATAAATTATGTAACCTAGGACAGAAATGTGTACGCGATGGATGTGACAGTTACTGTGTCCAAGTTTCATCTGGAAGTGTCATTGGTGAATCTGGATTGTCGGGGTCTATAAGAAGTGGAAATAGAAATACAGTTTCAGAAATTATTAGAGGTTCATCATCTGGAATTTCAAGACTGTCAAGCATTGATGGTTCAAAATGCAGTTATGGATGTGGAGAAAATAAACTATGTGCATCAGGACATAAATGTATCCTCGAAGGATGCAACAGCTATTGCGTTCAATTATCATCTAGTAGCCTAATTGGTTCAGGTCAGTCTTTAACCGGACGTGTGGGTCTATCTAACAATGGTCATTTGGAAACTATTGGTAGCAGTGGTTCAATTTCTGGTCACACAGGTTCTGATATTCTTGACGCTATCTCAGCTAGACGAAGTGGCATTAATGCATTGGACACAATTACATCTAGACGTAGTGGCATGGATGCATTGGACACAATTTCTTCTAGACGAGTAGGATCAGTTGGATCATCTGGTTCAAGGATCGTTTCTCAGTCTGTAGTAGGAGACGACAGTGAATGTAGGAAACTATGTCATACTGATTCAGATTGTGCACCAAGCAAATACTGTACCACTGTTAAATGTCACAGGCTTTGCAGAAGAAGGCCATCTAAAGGATACTCAGGATGA